From a region of the Odoribacter splanchnicus DSM 20712 genome:
- a CDS encoding YaaA family protein, giving the protein MLIILSPAKTMDMKTLGDTYPFTWPLFQQDADLLVGKMQQYGVEELQKLLKVSKSLAEENYNRYQKFDQADTPMKQALFAYNGSVFKTMQTDTIPVADLGYIQDHLRIVSVLYGLLRPLDLIKAYRLAYTLKLKGLNLKNLYEYWLPKLTAPLIGDVKRSGGILINLASLDVWGAFDEKELRAQVRVITPEFQEWRNGKYETIRTYAKQARGAMTRYILLHRLETPEEIIRFEWEGFQFNKEISDTERYIFTRAR; this is encoded by the coding sequence ATGCTCATTATCCTTTCGCCGGCCAAAACTATGGATATGAAAACTTTGGGAGATACTTATCCGTTTACTTGGCCTTTATTTCAGCAAGATGCCGATCTGTTGGTTGGAAAAATGCAACAATATGGTGTTGAAGAATTGCAGAAATTACTGAAAGTCAGCAAATCTCTGGCAGAGGAAAATTACAACCGTTATCAAAAATTCGATCAGGCGGACACGCCAATGAAACAAGCCCTTTTTGCCTATAACGGGAGTGTGTTCAAAACCATGCAAACCGACACGATTCCAGTGGCCGATCTCGGCTACATTCAGGACCACCTGCGGATTGTTTCTGTGCTGTATGGTTTACTCCGCCCGTTGGATCTGATAAAAGCTTACCGGCTTGCATATACGTTAAAATTGAAAGGGCTGAACCTGAAAAATTTGTATGAATATTGGCTTCCCAAACTAACAGCTCCCCTGATCGGCGATGTGAAGCGTTCGGGTGGAATATTGATCAATCTGGCCAGTTTGGATGTATGGGGAGCTTTCGATGAGAAAGAACTCCGGGCACAAGTGAGAGTGATAACTCCGGAATTTCAGGAATGGCGGAATGGAAAATATGAAACGATTCGTACTTATGCCAAACAAGCCAGGGGAGCGATGACCCGTTATATTTTGCTTCATCGTCTCGAAACTCCGGAAGAAATAATCCGGTTCGAGTGGGAGGGATTTCAGTTTAATAAAGAGATCTCGGATACAGAAAGATATATTTTTACCCGAGCCAGATAA
- a CDS encoding Rossmann-like and DUF2520 domain-containing protein: protein MKDKRIILIGAGNVAHHLAPALLKAGLNLCQIYSRSIESARELGRKTGITYTADLFGIYPDGDIYIFCVSDDALLSLFKSIRINKEAIILHTSGSLPMDIFKPYVTYYGVLYPLQTFTKKRDLDFKEIPLCIEASNPEVLEVLRGLTRLLSVRVEEISSEKRKTLHLAAVFANNFVNHLYGIAGQILEQEGLDFSLLRPLIFETAHKVMLMTPENAQTGPARRGDESILGMHKAMLKDNRKLLNLYTQLSDSIRASVLKSAEQKAESDNKPLMLTLW, encoded by the coding sequence ATGAAGGATAAACGGATCATATTGATCGGAGCAGGGAATGTCGCTCATCATTTAGCTCCTGCCTTATTGAAAGCAGGGTTGAATTTGTGTCAGATTTATAGCCGGAGTATCGAATCGGCCCGGGAATTAGGCAGGAAAACCGGTATTACTTATACTGCTGATCTTTTCGGTATCTATCCGGATGGGGATATTTATATTTTTTGTGTAAGTGACGATGCATTACTCTCACTGTTCAAGAGTATCCGGATCAATAAAGAGGCTATAATCCTGCATACGTCCGGCAGTTTGCCCATGGATATTTTTAAGCCCTATGTCACTTATTACGGAGTTTTGTATCCTTTACAGACTTTTACCAAAAAGAGGGATCTGGATTTTAAAGAGATCCCCTTGTGTATCGAGGCTTCGAATCCGGAGGTTCTGGAAGTGCTCCGGGGATTGACAAGACTCTTGTCGGTGAGAGTAGAGGAAATTTCTTCAGAGAAAAGGAAAACTTTGCACTTGGCTGCAGTCTTTGCCAATAATTTCGTCAATCATTTATACGGTATTGCCGGGCAGATTTTGGAACAGGAAGGATTGGATTTCAGTTTATTACGCCCTTTGATTTTTGAAACGGCTCACAAAGTCATGCTGATGACTCCCGAAAATGCCCAGACAGGTCCTGCCCGCCGGGGAGATGAGTCGATCCTGGGTATGCATAAGGCGATGCTGAAAGATAACCGGAAATTATTAAATTTGTATACCCAACTTTCTGATTCTATCCGTGCTTCCGTATTGAAGTCTGCCGAACAGAAAGCGGAGAGCGATAATAAACCTTTAATGTTAACTTTGTGGTAA
- a CDS encoding 6-bladed beta-propeller: MKFYVLLLLAIYVVGCVGKPEKAYLLDSTNIEDMTNRKFDLSAQVRDWDYVVLEQNDSCCLTNISRLKIVGDDVFVVNVEAMQSDIYRFSIDGKFLNKIGQQGRDFGLVTNVVVDTFNNRVCLLDIIDRCVYLYDYDGKRVNGKIACPWVGWVMDAVACSKDEFIGYYGFNKNNHVGYFRMDSLFTMRDTLSYYPVSSEFAGVLNFSMHAMDAYDGNMLLIQPFSDTIFHYQNSSLMPAYVTKSAPSTSTNIKMERYMDCTWLKEKLEAAGYYSKTSIFETKNHLWVGYGPNRLMFDKRIEKGVYFKDEIFYNSCVFPPLNFMERRGEQLMCHVKSKDIQALKEGMERSGMEAKGKLKKLFELEGDDLQILIFYEFK, encoded by the coding sequence ATGAAGTTTTATGTATTGTTATTGTTAGCTATTTATGTTGTTGGTTGTGTAGGAAAACCCGAGAAAGCATATTTGTTAGATTCAACAAATATAGAAGATATGACTAATCGTAAATTTGATTTGTCTGCGCAAGTGAGAGATTGGGATTATGTTGTCTTGGAGCAAAATGATTCTTGTTGTTTGACGAATATCAGTAGATTAAAGATTGTCGGTGATGATGTTTTTGTCGTGAATGTAGAGGCGATGCAATCTGATATATATCGTTTTTCTATAGATGGAAAATTTTTGAATAAAATAGGACAACAAGGACGTGATTTTGGTCTCGTAACAAATGTTGTTGTTGATACATTCAATAATAGAGTGTGTTTATTGGATATCATTGATAGGTGTGTTTACCTTTACGATTACGATGGGAAGCGTGTAAACGGTAAAATTGCTTGCCCTTGGGTCGGTTGGGTAATGGATGCGGTTGCTTGTTCTAAAGATGAATTTATCGGTTATTATGGTTTTAATAAAAACAATCACGTCGGTTATTTTCGTATGGATTCTTTATTTACGATGCGGGATACTTTGTCATATTATCCTGTCTCTAGTGAATTTGCTGGTGTGTTGAATTTTTCGATGCATGCAATGGATGCTTATGATGGTAACATGCTGTTGATACAGCCTTTTTCCGATACTATATTTCATTATCAGAATTCGTCTTTGATGCCGGCTTATGTGACGAAATCCGCTCCTTCTACTTCTACAAATATAAAGATGGAACGCTATATGGATTGCACTTGGCTGAAGGAGAAGTTAGAGGCTGCCGGTTATTATTCTAAAACGAGTATATTTGAAACAAAAAATCATTTATGGGTAGGTTATGGACCTAATCGTCTGATGTTTGATAAACGCATTGAAAAGGGGGTTTATTTTAAAGATGAAATTTTTTACAATTCATGTGTATTTCCTCCTTTGAATTTTATGGAACGTAGAGGAGAACAATTGATGTGTCATGTCAAGTCTAAAGATATTCAAGCTTTGAAAGAAGGAATGGAGCGTAGTGGCATGGAAGCAAAAGGAAAACTTAAAAAATTATTCGAATTGGAGGGAGATGATTTGCAGATATTGATTTTTTATGAGTTCAAGTAG
- a CDS encoding KdsC family phosphatase yields MKFFKDELKKIRAFVFDVDGVLSHQSQNLTPDGELIRTSCTKDGYAIMYAIRKGYIIAVISGGGAPGVRERLEKLGVRPEDIYLKVANKTEALAEIEQRYSLDKEAIMYMGDDIPDYKVMTQVGLPVCPLDACEEIKSVARYISDITGGDGCVRDVISQVLKAKGDWMDTNCYVKSM; encoded by the coding sequence ATGAAATTTTTTAAAGACGAACTTAAAAAAATACGGGCTTTTGTATTCGATGTCGACGGAGTATTGTCACATCAATCCCAAAATCTCACACCGGACGGAGAATTGATAAGAACTTCCTGTACGAAAGACGGATATGCCATTATGTACGCTATCCGGAAAGGGTATATCATTGCCGTTATTTCGGGAGGTGGGGCACCGGGCGTACGCGAACGTTTGGAGAAATTAGGAGTCAGACCGGAGGATATTTATCTCAAAGTCGCTAATAAAACAGAGGCTTTAGCAGAAATCGAACAACGTTATTCACTGGACAAAGAAGCCATTATGTATATGGGCGACGACATTCCGGATTATAAAGTGATGACCCAAGTCGGATTACCGGTTTGCCCGCTGGATGCTTGCGAGGAAATCAAATCGGTTGCCAGGTATATTTCTGATATCACTGGAGGAGACGGATGTGTAAGAGATGTTATTTCCCAGGTGCTGAAAGCGAAGGGAGATTGGATGGATACCAACTGTTATGTAAAAAGCATGTAA
- a CDS encoding RNA polymerase sigma factor has product MIQHASIDDSTLFERITRHDAEAFGIVMRRYAGALYAFAFRIVGDTLAAEDIVQEVFINLWEKRRKLSPGPSLRNFLYLAVRNLSLNHLRMQKNHLAQTNAYLFEQKAGLWVIEEERYRLLSEAIKQLPPRTATVIGYSCDGLSQEEIARKMGITVATVKLLKSHGIQKLKKILGPLSFLLVMMK; this is encoded by the coding sequence ATGATCCAACATGCTTCGATAGACGACAGTACTCTTTTCGAACGTATTACCCGGCATGATGCCGAGGCTTTCGGAATCGTTATGCGGCGTTATGCAGGTGCACTCTATGCTTTTGCATTCAGGATCGTGGGAGATACGTTGGCTGCCGAAGATATTGTACAGGAAGTATTTATCAACCTTTGGGAAAAAAGACGGAAACTATCCCCCGGCCCATCCCTACGTAATTTTCTGTATCTCGCCGTTCGTAATCTATCCCTGAACCACCTTCGGATGCAGAAAAACCATCTTGCCCAAACCAATGCTTATCTGTTTGAACAAAAGGCAGGGCTTTGGGTGATAGAAGAAGAAAGATACCGGCTGCTTTCTGAGGCGATCAAACAACTTCCTCCACGTACAGCCACCGTAATCGGCTATTCCTGCGACGGCTTGTCGCAAGAAGAAATCGCCCGTAAGATGGGAATTACAGTTGCTACCGTAAAATTGCTGAAATCACACGGTATTCAAAAATTGAAAAAGATCCTCGGGCCTTTATCTTTTTTACTTGTGATGATGAAGTAG
- a CDS encoding permease: MTPFCACSTIPMTVGFLNAGVPFGSTMSFLIASPLLNPIIIGMLGAMVGVKAMITYFILAFIASVLFGFVLEKAGMQKYVKNVRLKGGNDEPGENKRAWPLKRKLKEAFSSAWGSLRPIMGYLLIGVALGAGIYGYMPQDFVLKIAGPDNVFAIPVAAVLGIPLYIRAETADRDRRFR, encoded by the coding sequence CTGACACCGTTCTGCGCCTGTTCCACCATCCCGATGACCGTCGGGTTCCTCAATGCCGGTGTACCTTTCGGCAGTACGATGTCGTTCCTGATTGCCTCACCGTTGCTTAATCCTATCATCATCGGTATGCTCGGAGCGATGGTCGGTGTAAAGGCAATGATAACCTATTTTATCCTTGCGTTTATAGCCTCGGTATTGTTCGGTTTTGTGCTTGAAAAAGCAGGGATGCAGAAATATGTCAAGAATGTCCGGTTGAAAGGCGGGAACGATGAACCGGGAGAAAATAAACGGGCATGGCCGCTAAAACGAAAGCTGAAGGAAGCGTTCTCCAGTGCTTGGGGAAGCCTGCGTCCTATCATGGGATACTTGTTGATTGGTGTCGCCCTCGGTGCAGGCATTTATGGATACATGCCACAGGATTTCGTACTGAAAATCGCTGGACCGGACAATGTCTTTGCCATCCCTGTTGCAGCTGTACTGGGTATTCCGCTTTACATACGTGCAGAAACGGCTGATCGGGATCGGAGGTTCCGTTAA
- a CDS encoding aminotransferase class IV: protein MILQNNLVTSEAGFSEKIFEKGLSIYEVIRIFKGNPIFLKDNLLRLDNSLKKSNIDIHVEDLNLPDKLQHFIRLENMTEGNLKYVLHFTSGKPDEYIFQIPHAYPTSEDYKQGVPTLTYSAMRENPGVKYINTDLRTRTNRLIKQKQVYEVLLVDKEGYITEGSRSNVFFIGDNVIFTAPLEYVLPGTSRKRVFDICHKHRFPIIEKRIPVSELARYDAAFLSGTSPLILPINRIDELRFDPGLPLLQELMKYYFRLLEEC from the coding sequence ATGATTTTACAGAATAACCTTGTTACATCAGAGGCCGGATTTTCAGAAAAAATATTTGAAAAGGGCCTGAGCATATACGAAGTGATCCGGATTTTTAAAGGGAATCCCATCTTCTTAAAAGATAATCTCTTAAGATTGGATAATTCACTAAAAAAATCAAACATCGATATTCATGTGGAAGATTTAAACCTACCGGATAAATTGCAGCATTTTATCCGGCTGGAAAACATGACCGAAGGTAATCTGAAATACGTACTGCATTTTACATCGGGCAAACCGGATGAATATATTTTCCAAATTCCGCATGCTTATCCCACTTCCGAAGATTATAAACAAGGAGTTCCGACCCTGACTTATTCCGCCATGCGTGAAAATCCCGGTGTAAAATACATCAATACGGATTTACGGACACGTACGAACCGACTGATAAAACAAAAACAGGTGTACGAGGTCTTATTGGTCGATAAAGAAGGATATATCACAGAAGGTTCCCGTTCCAATGTGTTCTTTATCGGGGACAATGTCATCTTTACTGCCCCTTTAGAGTATGTTCTTCCCGGCACAAGCCGGAAAAGAGTATTCGATATTTGCCATAAACATCGGTTTCCGATCATTGAAAAGCGTATTCCTGTCTCTGAATTAGCCCGGTATGATGCTGCTTTTCTGTCCGGGACTTCTCCTCTAATTTTGCCAATCAACCGAATCGATGAACTTCGTTTCGATCCCGGATTACCATTATTACAAGAACTGATGAAATATTATTTCAGATTGCTTGAAGAGTGTTAA
- a CDS encoding serine hydrolase domain-containing protein, protein MKYIILILVAGLIIFVKPWRMSLEESIFSPAEDTTLLSSTFSSDSLMLFPANQVINNNDSELDITLKFDRIIRKFMQKWEIKGASFALMKDDRLIYSKGYGFADEEENVPMDVMHVFRIASISKLITAVAIMKLQEEGKLTLQDRVFGPEGILNDTIFSDIKDPRTTKITVENLLRHQGGFSIAYGDPMFCPVEIARKMQVPPPADLNTMIRFVLSRRLGFTPGSGARYSNIGYGILSKVIEKVSGEDYELYVKRHILRPAGCFDMHLGKNLYDDKLPNEVKYYEVSNAEQIQACDGSGKLVARSNGGNNIEELYGAGGWVASPAELLRFLAVIDKDPGIPDLLSDASIDYMTQEVPSAYPIGWIETTSRGEWFRSGTLAGTSALMKKQKDGYSWVFLTNTSSWKGSRFPHYIDNAVRQAMASVHSWPERDLFEMQRFDHEKLLVIR, encoded by the coding sequence ATGAAATATATTATATTGATACTGGTCGCCGGACTGATTATTTTTGTAAAGCCCTGGAGAATGAGTCTGGAAGAGAGTATATTTTCCCCGGCTGAAGATACGACCTTGTTATCTTCAACCTTTTCCTCCGATTCGCTTATGCTTTTCCCTGCAAATCAAGTTATTAATAACAATGACTCTGAATTGGACATCACCTTGAAATTCGATCGGATAATCCGAAAATTTATGCAAAAATGGGAAATTAAGGGAGCTTCTTTTGCTTTGATGAAGGACGATCGTTTGATTTATAGTAAAGGATATGGCTTTGCCGATGAAGAAGAAAACGTCCCCATGGATGTCATGCATGTTTTCCGGATAGCTTCTATCTCCAAGTTAATTACTGCCGTGGCTATCATGAAGTTGCAGGAAGAAGGTAAACTGACTTTACAGGATCGGGTTTTCGGTCCCGAGGGAATTTTAAACGATACCATTTTTTCAGATATAAAAGACCCCCGTACGACTAAAATCACCGTCGAAAATTTATTACGTCATCAGGGAGGATTTTCTATTGCCTACGGTGACCCCATGTTTTGTCCGGTTGAGATTGCCAGGAAAATGCAGGTACCTCCTCCTGCCGATCTGAATACGATGATACGATTCGTGCTTTCCCGAAGATTGGGATTTACTCCCGGTTCCGGAGCCCGCTATTCCAATATCGGTTACGGCATCTTATCTAAAGTGATAGAAAAGGTCTCGGGTGAAGATTACGAACTTTATGTAAAAAGACATATCTTGCGTCCTGCCGGTTGTTTCGACATGCATTTAGGTAAAAATCTGTATGATGATAAATTGCCTAATGAGGTAAAATATTATGAAGTTTCCAATGCAGAACAGATTCAGGCTTGTGATGGAAGCGGAAAATTGGTTGCACGTAGTAATGGTGGCAATAATATTGAAGAACTCTACGGTGCAGGTGGTTGGGTCGCTTCTCCAGCCGAACTTTTACGTTTCCTGGCAGTCATCGATAAAGATCCGGGTATCCCCGATCTGCTGAGTGATGCGTCGATCGACTACATGACCCAGGAAGTTCCCAGTGCCTACCCCATCGGTTGGATAGAGACGACTAGCCGGGGAGAATGGTTTCGTAGCGGTACATTAGCAGGTACCAGTGCATTGATGAAAAAGCAAAAAGACGGTTATTCGTGGGTATTCCTGACCAACACCAGCAGCTGGAAGGGCTCGCGTTTCCCTCATTACATCGACAATGCGGTAAGACAAGCTATGGCTTCTGTCCATTCATGGCCCGAACGCGATTTGTTTGAAATGCAACGATTCGATCATGAAAAACTTCTGGTTATTCGCTAA
- the buk gene encoding butyrate kinase — MSFQILTINPGSTSTKIAIFEDEKEIFSKTLRHTAEELSPYATVASQFQFRKNIILSELQQAGWDIHGFHAIVGRGGLVKPIESGIYEVNDALAHDLEYPVMGEHASNLGGLIARDIVREMHNGTKAYIADPVVVDELDPIARLSGHPALSRVSIFHALNQKVIARTYAREVGKKYEEMNLIVAHMGGGVSVGAHCCGRVVDVNNALDGDGPFSPERSGGLPTGALVELCFSGKSKAEVKKMLKGNGGVVAYLGTNDMRLVEEKAPVDAEYGMIQDAMCYQIGKEIGAMAAVLKGKVDAILLTGGIAYGKPITDYITRMVGFIAPVKVYPGEDEMRALAMNGLMVLRGEMQAKTYA, encoded by the coding sequence ATGTCATTTCAAATTTTAACCATCAATCCGGGATCGACCTCTACAAAAATTGCGATTTTTGAAGATGAAAAAGAGATCTTTTCCAAAACACTCCGTCATACAGCCGAGGAACTGAGTCCTTATGCAACCGTCGCTTCACAATTCCAATTCCGGAAGAATATCATTTTATCCGAATTGCAGCAAGCAGGTTGGGACATTCACGGCTTTCATGCAATCGTTGGCAGAGGCGGTTTAGTTAAACCGATCGAATCGGGAATCTATGAGGTAAATGATGCCTTGGCTCATGATCTGGAGTATCCGGTAATGGGAGAGCATGCTTCGAATTTGGGAGGATTGATCGCCCGGGATATCGTACGTGAAATGCATAACGGAACTAAAGCCTATATCGCAGACCCGGTTGTTGTGGATGAACTGGATCCGATCGCCCGGCTTTCCGGTCACCCTGCCCTTTCCAGGGTATCTATTTTCCATGCTTTGAATCAGAAAGTCATTGCACGAACCTATGCACGGGAAGTCGGGAAAAAATACGAAGAAATGAACCTGATCGTCGCCCATATGGGAGGTGGAGTCTCGGTCGGTGCACATTGTTGCGGACGTGTCGTCGATGTCAATAATGCCCTGGACGGAGACGGTCCCTTCTCCCCTGAACGCTCGGGAGGTCTTCCGACAGGTGCTTTGGTCGAATTGTGTTTTAGTGGAAAATCAAAGGCCGAAGTCAAGAAAATGCTGAAAGGGAACGGCGGAGTCGTTGCTTATTTGGGAACGAACGATATGCGGCTGGTGGAAGAGAAAGCACCGGTAGATGCAGAATATGGTATGATTCAGGATGCCATGTGTTACCAGATCGGGAAAGAAATCGGAGCTATGGCAGCTGTGTTGAAAGGGAAAGTTGATGCTATTTTACTGACCGGAGGTATTGCTTATGGCAAACCCATCACCGATTATATTACCCGTATGGTCGGCTTTATCGCCCCCGTGAAGGTTTATCCGGGAGAGGATGAAATGCGGGCTTTGGCTATGAATGGCCTGATGGTGTTACGTGGAGAAATGCAGGCAAAAACTTATGCCTGA
- a CDS encoding DUF5117 and DUF5118 domain-containing protein, translating to MCRIVINICLVLLFSVSNVAGQLQNYDSFRQQKGLVSKLGILTVHQHKNRVYLELTESLFGRDFVYVAQVNKGAEMVARPLPSVGVFQFRLGENDKIYFCQDKYQERIVSPKHPLAKVFEDSNMQPVSDVFDIVAVDSICGRYVIDLTDVLTKGRKWAQVKFPQLRETRRDMELTEIVANDEGVVFTFNKEFSYVYPMNAAGVKGIEGTITVELGGMLRLLPQDNMSTKTVGNAQGFRSVKYSVYGKYPYGVEQDSLLVRWRLQIPKDKKKNYNRGQKVLPENPLVFYVEQSFPDRWFPYIVKAVRYWNKVFEGIGYKDALLVRKLENDVSSVTPKALIAYDLSDPVVANNLIFHPATGEILHCRINIGHGLWKEERERYYLLNGLDDNGSFIDFDSQKMAGELLCRVLSEEIGQVLGLQTIESKSAKEDLVRYAYGNTLLEGGIEKKNVIADSLRRVEKQIQTIQTVYRGIVDGKVKNCILQETDEGKKYICDVRNRLYKENLLRSVALLQTVTNSEDLKAIMHFFNVYAAEVNIGSDYMQDVLKCMMDEQVLRHLEKVELFEDWFSVIQSVFEGKSIDIQHLREEEVNLYWNIVDVLVEQATRMKISACDDDFQAVFYFKLQELYSQFANLEKTCSDKFAIIFYKRLLKKIEAVVIP from the coding sequence ATGTGTAGAATAGTTATAAATATTTGTTTGGTATTACTCTTCTCTGTTAGTAATGTAGCGGGGCAATTACAAAATTACGATAGTTTCAGGCAACAGAAAGGGCTTGTAAGCAAGCTGGGGATATTGACGGTGCATCAGCATAAGAATCGTGTTTATTTGGAACTTACAGAATCATTGTTTGGACGTGATTTTGTATATGTTGCACAAGTTAATAAAGGTGCAGAAATGGTGGCGCGTCCTTTGCCTTCTGTGGGTGTATTCCAGTTCCGTTTGGGAGAAAATGATAAAATATATTTTTGTCAAGATAAATATCAAGAACGAATTGTATCCCCCAAGCATCCCTTGGCAAAAGTCTTTGAGGATTCAAATATGCAGCCGGTATCGGACGTTTTTGATATTGTTGCCGTAGATTCTATTTGTGGAAGGTATGTTATTGATTTGACAGATGTGTTGACTAAAGGTAGAAAGTGGGCGCAGGTTAAGTTCCCGCAATTGAGGGAGACCCGGAGGGATATGGAGTTGACTGAAATTGTGGCTAATGACGAAGGAGTCGTTTTTACGTTTAATAAAGAGTTTTCGTATGTTTATCCGATGAACGCAGCGGGAGTGAAAGGGATTGAGGGTACGATAACAGTGGAACTGGGAGGAATGTTAAGGTTGTTGCCTCAGGATAATATGTCTACTAAAACTGTAGGAAATGCACAAGGTTTTCGTTCTGTAAAGTATTCGGTTTATGGGAAATATCCATATGGAGTTGAGCAGGACTCGTTACTTGTTCGTTGGCGTTTACAGATTCCCAAGGACAAGAAAAAGAATTATAATAGGGGTCAAAAGGTTTTGCCAGAGAATCCGTTGGTATTTTATGTTGAGCAATCTTTCCCCGACAGATGGTTTCCATATATTGTAAAAGCCGTGAGGTATTGGAATAAAGTTTTTGAAGGAATCGGATACAAAGATGCCTTGCTGGTACGAAAGTTGGAGAATGATGTCTCGAGTGTGACACCTAAGGCTTTGATTGCATATGATTTGAGCGATCCTGTTGTAGCAAATAATTTGATTTTCCATCCAGCAACCGGGGAGATTTTGCATTGTCGTATAAATATTGGTCATGGATTATGGAAAGAGGAAAGAGAACGCTATTATTTATTAAATGGTTTGGATGATAATGGTTCTTTTATTGATTTTGATAGTCAGAAAATGGCAGGTGAATTGTTGTGTAGGGTATTGTCTGAAGAGATTGGACAGGTATTAGGATTACAGACGATAGAATCAAAATCGGCAAAAGAGGATTTGGTCCGATATGCTTATGGAAATACATTGTTGGAGGGTGGGATAGAGAAAAAGAATGTCATAGCGGATTCTCTAAGGAGAGTGGAAAAACAAATTCAGACAATACAGACGGTTTATCGTGGGATTGTAGATGGCAAAGTAAAGAATTGCATATTACAGGAAACAGATGAAGGCAAAAAGTATATTTGTGACGTGCGGAACAGATTGTATAAAGAGAATTTACTGCGTAGTGTTGCATTATTGCAGACAGTGACGAACAGTGAAGATCTAAAGGCGATTATGCATTTTTTTAATGTTTATGCTGCAGAAGTGAATATTGGGAGCGATTATATGCAGGACGTGTTGAAATGTATGATGGATGAGCAGGTTTTGAGGCATTTAGAGAAAGTGGAGTTGTTTGAAGATTGGTTTTCGGTCATACAATCCGTATTCGAGGGAAAAAGTATCGATATTCAACATTTGCGAGAAGAAGAGGTTAATCTGTATTGGAATATTGTAGATGTGTTGGTAGAGCAGGCAACACGAATGAAAATTTCTGCGTGTGATGATGATTTTCAGGCTGTGTTTTATTTTAAACTTCAAGAATTATATTCACAGTTTGCTAATTTAGAGAAAACATGTAGTGATAAGTTTGCCATTATTTTTTATAAAAGACTTTTGAAAAAGATAGAAGCAGTTGTAATTCCTTAA
- a CDS encoding RNA recognition motif domain-containing protein yields the protein MNIYISNLSYAVNDGDLKDLFGEYGEISSAKVITDRETGRSRGFGFVEMADDAQGQKAIDELNQAEYDGKVINVTVARPRTERPAGNRGGFHRNNNFNGERKERRY from the coding sequence ATGAACATTTACATTTCAAATTTAAGTTATGCCGTAAATGATGGCGACTTAAAAGATTTATTTGGGGAATATGGAGAAATTTCCTCTGCAAAGGTAATTACTGATCGTGAAACCGGTAGATCACGTGGCTTTGGTTTCGTAGAAATGGCTGACGATGCACAAGGACAAAAAGCTATCGACGAACTGAATCAGGCTGAATATGATGGAAAAGTAATCAACGTAACTGTAGCTCGTCCTAGAACAGAACGTCCTGCAGGAAATCGTGGCGGTTTCCACCGTAACAACAACTTCAACGGTGAACGCAAAGAAAGAAGATACTAA